From a region of the Apibacter sp. B3706 genome:
- a CDS encoding MFS transporter gives MHLPSKDIIVLAVGQALTTTVVSMLTTVSSLSGSYLSPSPSLNTLPVTATVIGTLLMIYPASWLMGILGRKGGFMFKAGVGILGGIICCIALLLNHFYVLVLGALLLGIFSAFGQYYRFAAIDAAKNSKEHASAISVVMGAGVIGGIAGPFLSSHFSELFSPVPYAGSFVAIITVCVCLALSQLFLSSDLGRTVSPTPDAIKTSDHKHKLLSSNFIQISIICTIAFAVMTLTMNAAPLSLHKSCFALTTASIVLQVHFIMMYLPSFFNPSLVKIIGLKGLITIGVLSSALGCLLTLLPNQTLEIYMIELGLSGIGWNFMFNGGTLLLTKTYSPAMKTKAQGLNSLFVYTGNIVASFSAGALMYLSGWQLVNLICIPLLGISIFILWITRVSNIT, from the coding sequence ATGCATCTACCATCGAAAGATATTATTGTGTTGGCCGTGGGACAGGCATTAACTACAACTGTTGTTTCGATGCTAACAACAGTCTCAAGCCTTTCCGGTTCATATTTATCACCCAGCCCTTCACTTAATACACTACCAGTAACTGCTACAGTTATTGGTACTTTATTGATGATATATCCTGCCTCATGGTTGATGGGGATACTTGGTCGTAAAGGTGGTTTTATGTTTAAAGCCGGTGTAGGAATCTTAGGTGGAATAATATGCTGTATAGCCTTGTTGTTGAATCATTTTTATGTACTCGTCCTAGGAGCTTTGTTATTAGGTATTTTTAGTGCTTTTGGTCAATATTATCGGTTTGCAGCAATTGATGCCGCTAAAAACTCAAAGGAGCATGCTTCTGCAATATCTGTTGTAATGGGGGCCGGGGTGATAGGTGGTATTGCCGGTCCTTTTCTCAGTAGTCACTTTTCCGAGTTATTTTCACCGGTACCCTATGCTGGTTCTTTTGTAGCTATCATTACTGTTTGTGTTTGTTTAGCCTTATCACAGTTATTCCTTTCCAGTGATTTAGGACGTACGGTTAGCCCTACTCCAGATGCAATTAAAACATCAGATCACAAACATAAGTTATTAAGCTCGAATTTTATTCAGATTAGTATTATTTGTACTATTGCTTTTGCTGTAATGACTCTAACCATGAATGCCGCACCATTATCATTGCATAAATCTTGCTTTGCTTTAACGACTGCATCTATTGTCTTGCAGGTACATTTTATTATGATGTATTTGCCGTCCTTTTTTAATCCTAGCTTAGTGAAAATTATTGGACTTAAGGGGCTAATTACCATCGGAGTTTTAAGTAGTGCATTAGGTTGCCTATTAACTTTATTACCTAACCAAACTCTTGAAATTTATATGATTGAACTCGGCTTATCCGGTATAGGATGGAATTTTATGTTCAATGGTGGAACACTTCTATTGACAAAAACATACAGTCCAGCCATGAAAACAAAAGCTCAAGGATTAAACTCCTTATTTGTATATACAGGTAATATCGTTGCTTCATTTTCAGCCGGCGCTTTAATGTACCTATCTGGCTGGCAACTAGTTAATTTAATTTGTATTCCATTATTAGGTATATCCATATTCATCTTATGGATAACAAGAGTTAGTAACATTACTTAA
- a CDS encoding CYTH domain-containing protein: MGQEIERKYLITGEFKSKAIKSLQIKQGYLSSIPERTVRVRIQDNQGFLTIKGSNKKNSISRFEWEKEITKEEANELIQLCEVGIIDKIRYIVPFGDKIIEVDEFYGENEGLILAEIELDDENENIEKPNWLGKEVTADPRYYNSMLMKNPYKNWDNK; encoded by the coding sequence ATGGGACAAGAAATTGAAAGGAAATATTTAATTACAGGAGAATTTAAATCGAAGGCTATTAAAAGTTTACAAATTAAACAAGGATATCTATCTTCAATACCTGAAAGAACTGTACGTGTTAGAATCCAAGACAATCAAGGTTTTTTAACCATTAAAGGTTCAAATAAAAAAAATAGTATAAGCAGATTTGAGTGGGAAAAGGAAATCACAAAAGAAGAGGCTAATGAACTTATACAATTATGTGAAGTAGGTATTATAGATAAAATAAGATATATTGTTCCCTTTGGAGATAAAATAATTGAAGTAGATGAGTTTTATGGTGAGAACGAAGGACTAATCCTTGCAGAAATTGAATTAGATGATGAAAATGAAAATATTGAGAAACCGAATTGGTTAGGGAAAGAAGTCACAGCTGATCCCAGATATTACAATTCAATGCTTATGAAAAATCCTTATAAAAATTGGGATAATAAATAA
- a CDS encoding glycosyltransferase, whose product MKKALIIQNKFIGDVLVASVLAKNLKKIFPNIEVHFFCYHNAIYILQNNPYIDKIIEFDDIELKKLSVLWKYTKYIKNEKYDILLDPYAKLQSRFITLFSKAKRKISYDKPFFKYFYTDVFVEEKFPKFIHCTSIENRCLLLSPFVDDITKIDFQTEIFLNDQEINNAKKLMISSGVSFIKPVLMVGILGSSLKKSWPLSYMAELINYLLKYYDIDILFNYIPSQQKEADDLLKEIEHKEKIFTSILGNNIREFASILSNCNALIANEGGAVNIAKAIQKPTFSIFSPHKFRKDWGCYENLFIHKSFHLMDIYPEIYTEYPLKEILRKPEPFYKLMKPKMLLGKIDHFLQNILGIEKTNSNLPQEIKDNKPKITALCITYNEEDNVDRFMKDISFADEIIVVDSFSTDKTKERFKKYPNVIFIERVFDNFTNQKNFAIERATHEWIVFFDLDEHIPTPLINEILNTVNSLNPKDAYWIKRNFYFKDKLLKHSGWKNDKVIRLFKKDKSLYKSSKLVHEEIECKTEPGYLKNRLDHYSFNSEKKYLDKLDKYSRLKAKELFEKGKKSNFLHHHIKPIYRFLHHYIIQFGFLDGKEGYIISKMYSQYVSDRYKYLDQLWKAKKNKN is encoded by the coding sequence TTGAAAAAAGCATTAATTATACAAAATAAATTTATCGGAGATGTTTTAGTGGCCAGTGTACTTGCTAAAAATTTAAAAAAAATATTTCCCAACATCGAAGTTCATTTTTTTTGTTACCACAATGCTATTTATATCCTTCAAAACAATCCTTATATCGACAAAATAATTGAGTTTGATGATATTGAGTTAAAAAAGCTTTCTGTTTTATGGAAGTATACAAAATATATTAAAAATGAAAAATATGATATACTTTTAGATCCTTACGCTAAATTACAAAGCCGTTTTATAACTTTGTTTTCTAAAGCTAAGAGGAAAATTAGTTATGATAAACCTTTTTTTAAATATTTTTATACGGATGTTTTTGTAGAAGAAAAGTTTCCTAAATTTATCCATTGTACTTCTATTGAAAATAGATGCCTTTTACTTTCTCCTTTTGTAGATGATATTACAAAAATTGATTTTCAAACCGAAATATTTTTAAATGATCAAGAAATTAATAATGCTAAAAAATTAATGATCAGTTCCGGAGTCAGTTTTATTAAACCGGTCCTAATGGTTGGTATATTGGGAAGCAGTTTAAAAAAATCTTGGCCTCTATCGTATATGGCGGAGTTAATCAATTACTTGTTAAAATATTATGATATAGATATTTTATTTAATTATATTCCTAGTCAGCAAAAAGAAGCGGATGATCTTTTAAAAGAAATTGAACATAAAGAAAAAATATTTACTTCCATTCTTGGAAATAATATTCGAGAATTTGCTTCCATATTATCTAATTGCAATGCACTGATAGCCAATGAGGGAGGAGCTGTTAATATTGCAAAGGCTATACAAAAGCCCACGTTTTCAATTTTTTCCCCGCACAAGTTCAGAAAAGATTGGGGATGCTATGAAAATTTATTTATTCATAAGAGTTTTCATCTTATGGATATATATCCTGAAATTTATACGGAATATCCTCTTAAAGAAATCTTACGTAAGCCTGAACCTTTTTATAAACTAATGAAACCGAAAATGTTACTTGGCAAAATTGATCATTTTTTACAAAATATTTTAGGAATTGAGAAAACAAATTCCAATTTACCTCAAGAAATTAAAGACAATAAACCAAAAATCACCGCTTTATGTATCACCTATAATGAAGAAGATAATGTAGATCGTTTCATGAAAGACATTTCTTTTGCCGATGAGATAATTGTAGTGGATTCATTTAGCACAGATAAAACTAAGGAACGTTTCAAAAAATATCCTAATGTAATTTTCATTGAAAGAGTATTTGATAATTTCACTAATCAAAAGAATTTTGCAATTGAACGCGCAACTCATGAATGGATCGTCTTTTTTGATTTAGACGAACATATCCCCACTCCTTTAATAAATGAAATTTTAAATACTGTAAATTCCCTTAACCCTAAAGACGCTTATTGGATAAAAAGAAATTTTTACTTTAAAGATAAACTTCTGAAACATAGCGGATGGAAGAATGATAAAGTAATACGTTTATTTAAAAAAGATAAATCCTTATATAAAAGCAGTAAACTTGTTCATGAAGAAATAGAATGTAAAACCGAACCGGGATATTTAAAAAACAGATTGGACCATTATTCTTTTAATTCTGAAAAAAAATATTTGGATAAGTTAGATAAATATTCCCGACTAAAGGCAAAAGAATTATTTGAAAAGGGTAAAAAATCTAATTTTTTACATCACCATATTAAACCTATATATCGTTTTCTCCATCATTATATTATTCAATTTGGTTTTTTAGATGGAAAAGAGGGATATATTATTTCTAAAATGTATTCTCAATATGTTTCCGACAGATATAAATATTTAGATCAACTTTGGAAAGCTAAAAAGAATAAAAATTAA
- a CDS encoding 4'-phosphopantetheinyl transferase family protein: protein MPIVDFIIPDYFTRIVTWKVSETNEELLRILKLDNIRQGKYDSLTPKRKREYLGLRACLMALGLDSTVKYTKEGKPYVEGTYNISVSHSHGVVCVGASSFNIGVDIELERDEKINTIKYKFIRKDEFEFIPKGEEKDYYHILWGLKEALYKIHHGNLWSFLNHYRVEPFQLKSDKPIVCWIIDEKASVKYYAYYKKINNYYMTYVLNYE from the coding sequence ATGCCTATTGTAGATTTTATTATACCTGATTATTTTACGAGAATAGTTACTTGGAAAGTCAGTGAAACTAATGAGGAATTGTTACGGATATTAAAATTAGATAACATAAGACAAGGTAAATATGATTCGTTAACCCCTAAAAGAAAACGAGAATATTTGGGATTACGAGCTTGTTTAATGGCTTTAGGTTTAGATAGTACCGTGAAATACACTAAAGAAGGTAAACCCTATGTTGAAGGAACTTACAATATTTCCGTATCTCATTCACACGGAGTAGTCTGTGTTGGTGCTTCGTCTTTTAATATTGGAGTAGATATTGAATTGGAAAGGGATGAAAAAATTAATACTATAAAATATAAATTTATTCGAAAAGATGAATTTGAATTCATACCGAAAGGTGAGGAAAAGGACTATTATCATATTTTATGGGGATTAAAAGAAGCCCTGTATAAAATACACCATGGAAACTTATGGTCTTTTTTAAATCACTATAGAGTAGAACCCTTTCAATTGAAAAGTGATAAACCTATTGTATGTTGGATTATTGATGAAAAAGCGAGTGTTAAATATTATGCCTACTATAAGAAAATAAATAATTATTACATGACCTATGTTCTTAATTATGAATAA
- a CDS encoding nucleoid-associated protein, whose product MNYFCNSLSGKFMTINLKHAVISKLTLQFSGNKLREEKNIYAGDLFHLNEKEEEAMQPYFLSPFKKNLEYYEFTHYTQDINFNILYSLCKDVFEDAIDFVSFSDKVLDHLYERSNHPQIKKGEIFIALFNDIDIGQESKISGIGIFKLENKNKFLRFKHSDIVECAIQKGFRLDSSIDKSCLILNTHKESGYKILVHDDAHVESEYWKKSFLEVDYIKDDSYQTKNYINLLSDFSQQVIFEEKGKKIQTEFISNCLQVFNENETITEEILEKELLDNYDMVDEFKSYKKDYSENSGVQFSEIFDVSTNALAREKRKIKTDIKLDTYIQIKLDINRPEASEDFLEQGYDEEKKMFYYKVFYNSEL is encoded by the coding sequence ATGAATTACTTTTGTAATTCTTTATCAGGCAAATTTATGACGATTAATTTAAAACATGCTGTAATTTCCAAATTAACATTACAATTTTCCGGTAATAAACTACGTGAAGAAAAAAATATTTATGCCGGTGATTTATTTCATTTAAATGAAAAAGAGGAAGAGGCTATGCAACCCTATTTTCTTTCTCCTTTTAAAAAAAATTTGGAATACTATGAATTTACTCATTATACCCAAGACATAAATTTTAATATTTTATATTCTTTATGTAAAGATGTTTTTGAAGATGCCATCGATTTTGTAAGTTTTTCAGACAAAGTTTTGGATCATCTTTACGAAAGATCCAATCACCCACAAATTAAAAAAGGCGAAATTTTTATCGCTTTATTCAATGATATTGATATTGGACAGGAATCTAAAATTTCCGGCATCGGGATATTCAAACTTGAAAATAAGAACAAATTTCTTCGATTTAAACATTCTGACATTGTTGAATGCGCCATACAGAAAGGTTTTCGATTAGATTCATCCATTGATAAGAGTTGTTTAATACTTAATACACATAAAGAAAGTGGTTATAAAATATTGGTACATGATGATGCTCATGTAGAATCCGAATATTGGAAAAAGTCATTTCTGGAAGTAGATTATATTAAAGATGATTCGTATCAAACTAAAAATTACATTAATTTATTATCTGATTTTTCACAACAAGTAATTTTTGAGGAAAAAGGAAAGAAAATTCAAACTGAATTTATCAGTAATTGTCTTCAAGTATTTAATGAAAATGAAACGATAACTGAAGAAATTTTAGAGAAGGAATTATTGGATAATTATGATATGGTTGATGAATTCAAATCATATAAAAAAGATTATTCAGAAAATTCAGGGGTTCAATTTTCGGAAATTTTTGATGTTTCCACCAATGCATTAGCTAGGGAAAAAAGAAAAATTAAAACTGATATCAAATTAGATACATATATTCAAATTAAATTAGACATTAACAGACCTGAAGCTTCCGAAGATTTTCTTGAGCAAGGGTATGATGAAGAAAAGAAAATGTTTTATTACAAAGTATTTTACAATTCAGAGTTATAA
- a CDS encoding peptide chain release factor 3: protein MGTTLEKEIKRRKTFGIISHPDAGKTTLTEKLLLFGGAIQEAGAVKSNKIKKGATSDFMEIERQRGISVATSVLAFEYKGKKINILDTPGHKDFAEDTYRTLTAVDSVIVVIDVAKGVEEQTEKLVQVCRMRNIPMLVFINKLDREGKDAFDLLDEVEQKLQLRVTPLSWPIGMGLDFQGIFNMWENNFKFFTEEKKQKVGESIEIKDINDPIVNELIGDQAAENLRNEQELIHSVYPKFSKEEYLNGTLQPVFFGSALNNFGVQELLDAFVEIAPNPLPKMSDIRLVKPEETSFTGFVFKIHANMDPKHRDRLAFVKIVSGTFKRNTNYLHVRQNKTMKFSSPAAFFADKKEVVEESFPGDIVGLHDTGNFRIGDTLTEGEKLNFKGIPSFSPEHFRYINNEDPMKTKQLAKGIDQLMDEGVAQLFTLEMNNRKIIGTVGALQFEVIQYRLEHEYSAKCSYEPIHIHKACWVETEDEKSSEFLEFKRVKQKFLAKDKFGQLVFLADSAFSITMTQEKFPSVKLHFTNEF from the coding sequence ATGGGAACCACTCTAGAAAAAGAAATTAAAAGAAGGAAAACTTTTGGAATTATATCCCATCCGGATGCTGGTAAAACAACCTTAACAGAAAAATTACTTTTATTTGGTGGAGCGATTCAAGAAGCAGGAGCTGTAAAAAGCAATAAAATCAAAAAAGGGGCAACCTCAGATTTTATGGAGATTGAAAGACAAAGAGGTATTTCGGTTGCTACTTCCGTATTAGCCTTTGAATATAAAGGAAAAAAAATAAACATATTAGATACACCCGGGCATAAAGATTTTGCCGAAGATACCTATAGAACACTAACTGCCGTAGATTCAGTAATTGTAGTTATAGATGTAGCCAAAGGAGTTGAAGAACAAACCGAAAAATTGGTTCAAGTTTGTAGAATGAGGAATATTCCTATGTTGGTATTTATCAATAAACTCGATCGCGAGGGTAAAGATGCCTTTGATTTATTAGATGAAGTTGAACAAAAGTTACAATTAAGGGTTACACCATTATCTTGGCCCATCGGTATGGGATTAGATTTTCAAGGAATCTTTAATATGTGGGAGAATAATTTTAAATTCTTCACCGAAGAAAAAAAACAAAAAGTAGGGGAGAGTATTGAGATTAAAGATATTAATGATCCAATAGTAAATGAACTTATTGGCGACCAAGCAGCAGAAAATCTAAGGAATGAACAAGAATTAATACACTCGGTTTACCCAAAATTTTCAAAAGAAGAATATTTGAACGGAACCTTACAGCCGGTATTTTTCGGTTCCGCATTAAATAATTTTGGAGTTCAGGAATTATTAGATGCATTCGTTGAAATTGCACCCAATCCGCTACCTAAAATGAGCGATATACGATTAGTTAAACCGGAAGAAACGAGTTTTACGGGATTTGTATTTAAAATTCATGCCAATATGGATCCTAAACATCGGGATCGTTTAGCTTTTGTAAAAATTGTATCCGGAACTTTTAAACGAAATACCAATTATCTGCATGTACGTCAAAATAAAACCATGAAATTTAGCAGTCCTGCAGCTTTTTTTGCCGATAAAAAAGAGGTTGTTGAAGAAAGTTTTCCCGGAGATATTGTTGGTTTGCACGATACCGGTAATTTCAGGATCGGGGACACCTTAACAGAAGGAGAAAAATTAAATTTCAAGGGAATTCCATCGTTTTCACCGGAACATTTCCGTTATATAAATAATGAAGACCCTATGAAAACCAAGCAGTTGGCAAAAGGTATTGATCAATTAATGGATGAAGGAGTTGCGCAATTATTCACATTGGAAATGAATAACAGGAAAATCATAGGAACAGTGGGTGCGCTGCAATTTGAAGTAATACAATATCGTTTAGAACATGAGTATTCAGCAAAATGCAGTTATGAACCAATTCATATACATAAAGCATGTTGGGTGGAAACAGAGGATGAAAAATCATCGGAATTTTTAGAATTTAAGAGGGTGAAACAAAAATTCTTAGCTAAAGATAAGTTTGGGCAATTAGTCTTCTTAGCTGATTCTGCATTTAGTATAACCATGACTCAAGAAAAATTTCCATCGGTAAAACTTCATTTTACGAATGAATTTTAG
- a CDS encoding matrixin family metalloprotease, producing MKKFTYLFLLIVSLFVYIVSCTEDSLNSDIVPDKSTVQKEHFCLDAYLPNDIIQPQDSTQDVIANGVINKFNKWNTGQTIKIKFLNGNSYLQNKVKQFAGEWLKYANLNFEYVPAYQYADIKINFDNSGQSWSYIGTDARSITQRIPTMNFGWFTDSTPDYEFSRTIIHEFGHALGLQHEHQSPAANIQWNRQKVYEYYAGEPNYWNQAYVDSNVLNKYNSTTTNYSSFDSQSIMLYSIPASLTLNGWSSGWNTVLSEMDKRFISEQYPGRYTYVETKNFYRYNINGQHFYTSNYNELGNKHFEGILGKIYANQVEGSYPIYRYYNFLNGDRLSTLDWNELKNGGQGGWIFEGISGYAFNTQKPNTIPVYRFYKSYKKKSDHLLTTNKNELKIWISEDGSLVLGKGKSYIPINVYRYEGIAFYILR from the coding sequence ATGAAAAAATTTACGTATTTATTTTTATTAATTGTAAGTCTATTTGTATATATAGTTTCCTGTACTGAAGATTCATTAAATTCTGATATTGTACCGGACAAAAGTACAGTTCAAAAAGAACATTTTTGTTTAGATGCTTATTTACCAAATGACATTATTCAACCCCAAGATTCAACTCAAGACGTTATTGCTAATGGAGTAATTAATAAATTTAATAAATGGAATACAGGACAAACTATAAAAATTAAATTTTTAAACGGAAACTCTTATTTACAGAATAAAGTAAAACAATTTGCCGGTGAATGGTTGAAATATGCTAATTTAAACTTTGAATATGTTCCTGCTTATCAATATGCTGATATAAAAATAAATTTTGATAATAGTGGTCAGTCTTGGTCTTATATTGGAACTGATGCTAGATCTATTACTCAACGTATTCCTACCATGAATTTCGGGTGGTTTACAGATTCAACTCCTGATTACGAGTTTTCAAGGACAATAATTCACGAATTCGGACATGCACTTGGTTTACAACATGAGCATCAAAGCCCCGCTGCTAATATTCAGTGGAATAGACAGAAAGTATATGAATATTATGCCGGAGAACCTAATTATTGGAACCAAGCGTATGTTGATAGTAATGTTTTAAATAAATATAATTCAACTACAACTAATTATTCTTCTTTTGACAGTCAATCAATCATGCTTTATTCTATTCCTGCATCTTTAACTTTAAATGGGTGGTCAAGCGGTTGGAATACCGTACTTAGCGAAATGGATAAAAGATTTATATCTGAACAATATCCCGGCAGGTATACATATGTGGAAACAAAAAATTTCTACAGATATAATATAAACGGACAGCATTTTTATACATCAAATTATAATGAATTAGGAAATAAACATTTTGAGGGGATATTAGGAAAAATTTATGCTAATCAAGTGGAAGGATCTTATCCTATATACAGATATTATAATTTTTTAAACGGTGATCGTTTATCTACACTTGATTGGAACGAATTAAAAAACGGTGGACAAGGAGGATGGATTTTTGAAGGTATATCCGGTTATGCATTCAATACTCAAAAACCTAATACAATTCCGGTTTATCGTTTTTACAAATCATATAAAAAGAAATCGGATCATTTGCTCACCACCAACAAAAATGAACTTAAAATCTGGATATCCGAAGATGGTTCGTTAGTTTTAGGTAAAGGTAAAAGTTATATTCCCATTAATGTCTATAGATATGAAGGCATAGCATTTTATATTTTAAGATAA
- a CDS encoding M12 family metallopeptidase produces MKNFTFFLLLFSSAFLVSCNEESLTSDIYPENKSSENEKFCVDVFLPGDNFQTPELDKEVSGYGVTTIIKKWNPGDTIKIKFLNGSSYLQDKVRTYASEWLHFANLTFKYVTADQYADIKINFDNSGKSWSYVGTDSKYISQQSPSLNFGWFTDFTPENELSKTILHEFGHVLGLHHEHQNPNSNIKWNKPVVYAYFEGAPNYWNKDKVDFEIFYKYSKALTNYSAFDKHSIMLISFPSSFTLNHWHSQPNYKLSSTDKKFIAKQYPKSK; encoded by the coding sequence ATGAAAAATTTTACTTTTTTTTTACTATTATTTTCATCTGCTTTCTTGGTTTCTTGTAATGAGGAATCATTAACTTCTGACATTTATCCTGAGAATAAATCCTCAGAAAATGAAAAATTTTGTGTAGATGTCTTTCTACCCGGAGATAATTTTCAGACCCCAGAATTGGATAAAGAAGTTTCCGGTTATGGTGTAACCACCATTATAAAAAAATGGAATCCCGGAGATACTATTAAAATCAAATTTTTAAATGGTTCATCGTATTTGCAAGATAAAGTCAGAACATATGCAAGTGAATGGCTTCATTTCGCTAATTTAACATTCAAATATGTTACTGCGGATCAATATGCCGATATTAAAATCAATTTTGATAACAGTGGAAAATCATGGTCTTATGTGGGCACCGATTCAAAATACATTTCTCAACAAAGTCCTTCTTTGAACTTTGGTTGGTTTACGGATTTTACTCCTGAAAATGAATTATCTAAAACAATTCTTCATGAATTCGGTCATGTTCTTGGATTACATCATGAACATCAAAACCCTAATTCAAATATAAAATGGAATAAACCGGTAGTATATGCTTATTTTGAAGGTGCACCTAATTATTGGAATAAGGACAAAGTGGATTTTGAAATTTTTTATAAATACAGCAAGGCATTAACTAATTATTCGGCATTTGATAAACATTCTATCATGCTTATTTCATTTCCTTCTTCATTCACTTTAAATCATTGGCATAGTCAACCCAATTATAAATTATCTTCTACTGACAAGAAATTTATTGCTAAGCAATATCCAAAAAGTAAATAA
- a CDS encoding amino acid ABC transporter ATP-binding protein produces the protein MKNTKKGSTALELKNITKTFGTTLVLKNICLSVPWGKVISIIGPSGSGKSTLIRSINGLETIDEGDIEMGEVSLIAKNKSKFHKSKMKLQEMRIGMVFQSYNLFPHKTVLENVMLAPLYHKKNNDKQLLRMYALAMLDKVGMLVHANKYPHQLSGGQQQRVAIARALAIEPDIMLFDEPTSALDPELVQEVLKVIKELSTEGMTMIIVTHEMKFAFEVSDRIVFMESGKILYNEEPQQMKKSKDERLLKFIGNVAPIDYTI, from the coding sequence ATAAAAAATACGAAGAAGGGGTCAACCGCTTTAGAATTAAAAAATATAACAAAAACATTTGGAACTACTTTAGTATTAAAGAATATATGTTTAAGCGTTCCTTGGGGAAAAGTAATTAGTATTATAGGTCCATCAGGATCCGGAAAAAGTACCTTAATAAGATCCATAAACGGTTTAGAAACAATAGATGAAGGAGATATTGAAATGGGAGAAGTTTCTCTTATAGCTAAAAATAAAAGTAAATTTCATAAATCAAAAATGAAACTTCAGGAAATGAGGATAGGTATGGTTTTTCAATCGTATAATCTTTTTCCACACAAAACGGTATTAGAAAATGTAATGTTGGCTCCTTTATATCATAAAAAAAACAATGATAAACAGCTGCTGCGTATGTATGCATTGGCAATGTTAGATAAAGTAGGTATGTTGGTTCATGCCAATAAATACCCTCACCAATTATCAGGAGGGCAGCAACAGCGGGTAGCCATAGCAAGAGCATTGGCTATAGAGCCCGATATTATGTTATTTGATGAACCAACATCCGCTTTAGATCCCGAATTAGTTCAAGAAGTATTGAAAGTTATAAAAGAATTATCTACTGAAGGCATGACTATGATAATTGTTACTCATGAAATGAAATTCGCATTTGAGGTATCAGATAGAATTGTTTTTATGGAATCAGGAAAAATTTTATACAATGAAGAACCTCAACAAATGAAAAAATCCAAGGATGAAAGATTACTAAAATTCATTGGAAATGTTGCTCCCATCGATTATACTATTTAA
- a CDS encoding L-2-amino-thiazoline-4-carboxylic acid hydrolase, with the protein MKNQKEEIGILQRRKIEAEIIKPIYDILKREYGLEQAKSIIEEAVANAAIQAGKDFAQKEDEPTSVQSFVALQYLWEKDDALETEVVVNNENQYDYNVKRCRYAEMYHEMGLGEIGFLLSCNRDAKFIEGYAPNVKLTRPHTIMNGDGFCDFHYKLEKGKTDISNE; encoded by the coding sequence ATGAAGAATCAAAAAGAAGAAATAGGTATTTTACAAAGACGAAAAATTGAAGCAGAAATAATAAAACCTATATACGATATTTTAAAGAGAGAGTATGGACTTGAACAGGCAAAATCGATTATTGAAGAAGCCGTAGCTAATGCAGCCATTCAGGCCGGAAAAGATTTTGCCCAAAAAGAAGATGAGCCAACCTCAGTACAAAGTTTTGTAGCTCTCCAATATTTATGGGAAAAAGATGATGCACTAGAAACAGAAGTGGTTGTTAATAATGAGAACCAATATGATTATAACGTGAAAAGATGTCGATATGCAGAAATGTATCATGAAATGGGTTTGGGCGAAATTGGATTTTTACTTTCCTGCAACAGAGATGCTAAATTTATTGAAGGATATGCTCCAAATGTAAAATTAACTCGTCCCCATACCATAATGAACGGAGACGGTTTTTGTGATTTTCATTATAAACTTGAAAAAGGGAAAACAGATATTTCCAATGAATGA